From the genome of Gemmatimonas phototrophica, one region includes:
- a CDS encoding sodium:solute symporter family protein encodes MPAVLDVFAFLGLVTTLAVVGWRRTTSSSSFTVASRDLGLLPLVATLVMTEFNTSTLMAFAAAGYAAGPVALMLPAVFLVGLVFYTLTVARAWKTFDRLSVAELFAERYSPAVGRTASALLLLAMTGFTATYVKSLALLFAPLAPAAVPLPLLALVLTLVVLAAVLPGGLLSVVRADLVGFVATIVLLPLLLWFGVQAAAAKGGLASVFTQAQRSFDPAVQWNDPALSLRFVLTLVVLTCFTYIAAPWYGQKIFAARSPRVAVRAVAISAVLVFVLYGVVVLAAAHLRVDQPNLPDAQLAVPTMMLRWFPAGVRGLGLAVLFGAALTTLAGVWSAMATMLATDFGSQSWRTVRAQRGLLVVLALTSWLGATFLVDRILDRLILANIPIAALSFALLAGFHWPRANTTAAWASMTVGVLWGTGCYLVVGEAGGYTWPWAIYGIPLIFLTGAAVTLLTTRPLPRSI; translated from the coding sequence ATGCCTGCTGTGCTGGACGTGTTCGCGTTCCTTGGATTGGTCACCACGCTGGCCGTCGTGGGCTGGCGGCGTACCACGTCCTCCTCGTCGTTTACCGTGGCATCGCGCGACCTTGGGCTGCTGCCGCTGGTGGCCACCCTGGTGATGACAGAGTTCAATACCAGCACGCTCATGGCCTTTGCCGCTGCCGGGTACGCGGCTGGTCCGGTGGCGCTCATGCTGCCGGCCGTCTTTCTGGTTGGGCTCGTGTTCTACACACTCACCGTCGCACGCGCCTGGAAAACATTCGACCGCTTGTCGGTGGCCGAGCTTTTCGCGGAACGGTATTCTCCCGCCGTGGGCCGGACGGCGTCGGCGCTGCTGTTGCTTGCCATGACCGGTTTCACGGCCACGTATGTCAAGTCGCTCGCGCTGCTGTTTGCACCGCTCGCGCCAGCCGCGGTCCCCTTGCCGTTACTCGCTCTGGTGCTCACACTCGTGGTGCTAGCCGCCGTACTCCCGGGCGGGTTGCTCTCGGTGGTGCGGGCAGATCTCGTGGGGTTTGTGGCCACGATCGTCTTGCTGCCGCTGCTGCTCTGGTTTGGTGTGCAGGCCGCTGCCGCCAAGGGCGGATTGGCGAGCGTGTTTACGCAGGCACAGCGGTCGTTTGATCCGGCGGTGCAGTGGAACGACCCGGCGCTGTCGCTGCGCTTCGTGCTCACACTCGTGGTGCTCACCTGCTTCACGTACATCGCGGCCCCCTGGTACGGGCAAAAAATTTTCGCGGCGCGCAGTCCGCGGGTCGCAGTGCGTGCGGTGGCAATCAGCGCCGTACTCGTGTTCGTCTTGTACGGCGTGGTGGTGCTGGCGGCGGCGCATTTGCGCGTGGATCAGCCCAATCTGCCAGATGCGCAGCTGGCCGTTCCCACCATGATGTTACGCTGGTTTCCCGCGGGGGTTCGCGGGCTGGGACTGGCCGTGCTCTTTGGCGCTGCGCTGACGACACTCGCTGGTGTGTGGAGCGCCATGGCTACCATGCTTGCCACCGACTTCGGGTCGCAGTCGTGGCGCACGGTACGCGCACAGCGCGGGCTGCTGGTGGTGCTGGCGCTCACCAGTTGGCTGGGCGCCACGTTTCTGGTGGATCGCATTCTCGACCGGCTCATTCTCGCCAACATCCCCATTGCCGCGCTCTCCTTCGCGCTGTTGGCGGGCTTTCACTGGCCGCGCGCCAATACGACGGCCGCATGGGCCAGCATGACGGTGGGCGTCCTGTGGGGGACCGGCTGCTATCTCGTCGTGGGTGAGGCGGGTGGCTACACATGGCCGTGGGCGATCTACGGCATTCCTCTCATCTTCCTTACCGGCGCTGCCGTGACGTTGCTCACGACGCGTCCTCTCCCGCGATCGATATGA
- a CDS encoding TonB-dependent receptor plug domain-containing protein, with amino-acid sequence MSMNSFTPRTLQRVLLVVTVVAGTATAHAQVRPDSVARDSVSKARPLLDSVRVTANKPRALLDQRAAGLGGAIEARELTALPTDARDPISLLYNIPGITQATGFFGDAPRLSFNGGNALYSQYLLDGLDNNEGFLGGPRVEVPLGAIARMDALVNGYTAEFGRSPDGVVNVTSLPGSSTRGGDVFLYQRPGRPLDARLPVTFGAVPQALNRRQEGFERLQAGGSYRTAAHNGRTLAATALEYTNEQEDRIGSTALAQFLGTERRQTVKGYLRLDRGWSPTQTTTLRFAGSGVDRAGNGSGVVTPEADISTRRIGTLSALTHRSTLSGGRASNTASFQYGTYHWYFPPVRSDFSQPQVTIVAPDRAVQAVVGSSNFVFDEREKQFQLRDLFERELSTTHRLRAGADVIHARFALAAASTNPNGSYTVVNEGNINAPVGRTLSIRDVPSTARVLSYTIDARPQQVNLTQTTYGAFLEDVWTPTSRVRLTTGLRWDYDDLTSRGESAPDLDNIQPRVSATWLRSARDVVRASVGRYAGRFPYAIYSDAIQLGAAGNAVLTYEGTSAPTFGAGKLPSQIDASEIQSVPREVFRTFALGLEQPMSWQSTVGYQRIIGSRWSVSADVIWSETRNLPWLADLNPIGTRLTPGDTTPVVCASAFSCPGDASRPASPAATGFRRVSTAQSGGEARYRALYVAVRRALSDRWTVDGNWVWSRAENNTEDINFSATQGNCFSRNQIDAVTGAACTSNEWADANNDRRHRVTVRTTIAPHRSVSFGVVADAQTGVPVNRLAGSVDANGSITRFDLLGSGPIRGNGFIGNGDRFPGVARNAERLPGSVTLGLSTIVRPLRSRAPGLEARLDIFNALNSLVWGGYANGTGGGGSRTQFGRPGSPINLYAAAPPRQFQLSLRYAFGSSTSTLTP; translated from the coding sequence ATGTCCATGAATAGTTTCACCCCCCGCACCTTGCAGCGGGTACTCCTCGTCGTAACGGTTGTCGCCGGTACCGCGACGGCCCACGCTCAGGTGCGCCCCGACTCGGTGGCGCGTGACTCGGTCAGCAAAGCGCGCCCCTTGCTCGACTCGGTGCGCGTGACCGCCAACAAGCCCCGCGCGTTGCTCGATCAGCGGGCAGCGGGACTGGGCGGAGCCATTGAGGCACGGGAGCTCACCGCGCTGCCAACGGACGCGCGCGACCCCATCAGCCTCCTGTACAACATTCCCGGCATTACCCAGGCAACCGGCTTCTTTGGCGATGCCCCGCGCCTTTCCTTTAATGGCGGCAATGCCCTCTACTCGCAGTACCTGCTGGATGGGCTCGACAATAACGAAGGGTTCCTCGGTGGGCCGCGCGTGGAGGTGCCGCTGGGCGCCATTGCCCGAATGGACGCCCTGGTAAACGGGTACACGGCGGAGTTTGGCCGGAGCCCCGACGGCGTGGTCAATGTGACATCACTCCCCGGCAGCAGTACGCGGGGCGGCGACGTGTTCCTCTACCAGCGGCCCGGTCGTCCCCTCGACGCCCGCCTTCCCGTGACCTTTGGCGCCGTTCCGCAGGCGCTCAATCGTCGACAGGAAGGCTTTGAGCGGCTGCAAGCTGGTGGCTCCTACCGCACCGCTGCGCACAATGGGCGCACCCTGGCCGCCACGGCGCTGGAGTACACCAACGAGCAGGAAGACCGGATCGGCTCCACCGCGCTCGCGCAATTTCTGGGCACCGAACGTCGCCAGACAGTAAAGGGCTATCTGCGACTCGATCGCGGCTGGTCGCCAACACAAACCACCACGCTGCGCTTTGCCGGCAGTGGCGTGGATCGGGCCGGCAACGGCAGTGGGGTCGTTACGCCGGAGGCTGACATCAGCACCCGACGCATCGGCACGCTCAGCGCCCTGACCCATCGCTCCACGCTGTCTGGCGGACGGGCGTCGAACACGGCGTCGTTCCAGTACGGCACCTACCACTGGTACTTTCCCCCGGTCCGCAGCGATTTCTCGCAGCCGCAGGTCACCATTGTCGCGCCTGACCGCGCTGTGCAGGCGGTGGTTGGATCCAGCAACTTCGTCTTCGACGAACGCGAAAAGCAGTTCCAGCTGCGCGACCTGTTTGAGCGTGAGCTCTCGACCACGCACCGGCTGCGCGCCGGTGCCGATGTCATTCACGCCCGGTTTGCATTGGCCGCCGCGAGTACGAATCCGAATGGCTCGTACACCGTGGTCAACGAGGGCAACATCAATGCGCCCGTCGGTCGCACACTCTCCATTCGCGATGTGCCCTCAACGGCCCGTGTGCTGTCGTATACCATTGACGCGCGTCCGCAGCAAGTGAATCTCACGCAGACGACGTATGGCGCATTCCTTGAAGACGTGTGGACGCCAACCTCACGCGTGCGTCTTACGACCGGGCTGCGCTGGGACTACGACGACCTCACGTCGCGGGGCGAGAGTGCTCCCGATCTCGACAACATTCAGCCGCGAGTCTCGGCCACGTGGCTGCGGAGCGCGCGCGATGTGGTGCGGGCCAGCGTTGGTCGCTATGCCGGGCGCTTCCCGTATGCCATCTACTCCGATGCCATTCAGCTGGGCGCCGCCGGAAATGCCGTACTCACGTACGAAGGCACGTCGGCCCCGACGTTTGGGGCGGGCAAGTTGCCCTCGCAGATTGATGCGTCGGAAATTCAATCGGTGCCGCGCGAAGTCTTCCGGACCTTTGCCCTGGGCCTTGAACAACCCATGAGCTGGCAGTCCACGGTCGGTTATCAGCGCATCATTGGCAGCCGCTGGTCGGTGAGCGCCGATGTGATCTGGAGCGAGACGCGCAATCTGCCCTGGCTTGCCGACCTCAATCCCATTGGTACACGTCTCACACCGGGCGATACCACACCTGTCGTCTGTGCCAGTGCCTTCAGCTGCCCCGGCGATGCGAGTCGGCCCGCGTCGCCTGCAGCCACCGGGTTTCGGCGCGTAAGTACCGCGCAGTCGGGTGGGGAGGCACGTTATCGAGCGCTCTACGTTGCCGTGCGACGGGCCCTCTCCGACCGCTGGACGGTCGATGGCAACTGGGTATGGTCGCGCGCCGAGAACAATACCGAAGACATCAACTTCTCCGCCACGCAGGGAAACTGCTTCTCGCGCAATCAGATCGACGCGGTGACCGGCGCGGCCTGCACGAGCAACGAATGGGCCGACGCCAACAACGATCGTCGACACCGCGTGACCGTGCGCACCACCATTGCGCCACACCGCAGCGTGTCGTTCGGCGTTGTGGCCGACGCGCAAACCGGCGTCCCCGTCAATCGCCTGGCCGGAAGTGTTGATGCCAACGGCAGCATCACGCGATTCGATCTGCTGGGCAGCGGTCCCATCCGCGGCAATGGCTTCATTGGCAACGGTGATCGCTTTCCCGGTGTGGCCCGCAACGCGGAGCGGTTGCCGGGGAGCGTGACGCTGGGATTGAGCACCATCGTGCGACCGTTACGCTCGCGAGCGCCCGGACTCGAGGCGCGTCTCGATATCTTCAACGCCCTCAACTCGCTCGTGTGGGGCGGCTACGCGAACGGCACAGGTGGTGGTGGCAGCCGCACACAGTTTGGCCGGCCGGGCAGTCCCATCAACCTGTACGCCGCGGCGCCACCACGACAGTTTCAGCTGTCGCTGCGCTACGCATTTGGCAGCAGCACCAGCACGCTCACTCCCTGA
- a CDS encoding CDP-alcohol phosphatidyltransferase family protein, with protein MIDEPFRRWLARYAAAPVPLLHRLGITPGALSWTGIVLALAATALVARGALVPGVLVWLVSRLADGYDGMLARHTNASSLFGGYLDLTLDMLAYAAMACGFAYAMPDDRMLWLLVLAGYILAITTTLALSSLAERADRQLGGNRSIQFTPGIAEAGETTVVYAAVALVPVYSRAILVVWVVLLFATFVQRTRLAHRILRP; from the coding sequence ATGATCGACGAGCCATTCCGGCGGTGGCTGGCGCGCTATGCGGCCGCGCCAGTACCCCTGCTCCACCGCCTCGGCATCACGCCAGGTGCGCTCTCGTGGACCGGAATCGTACTGGCCCTGGCCGCGACCGCTCTGGTCGCGCGCGGCGCGCTGGTGCCGGGGGTGCTCGTCTGGCTGGTCAGTCGTCTGGCCGACGGGTACGACGGCATGCTGGCGCGTCATACCAACGCCAGCTCGCTCTTTGGTGGCTATCTCGATCTCACGCTGGATATGCTGGCGTATGCCGCCATGGCGTGCGGATTTGCGTATGCCATGCCCGACGACCGCATGCTCTGGCTGCTGGTACTCGCCGGCTACATTCTGGCCATCACCACCACGCTGGCGCTCTCGTCGCTGGCCGAGCGAGCCGACCGGCAGCTGGGGGGCAACCGCTCCATCCAATTTACGCCGGGTATTGCGGAGGCTGGCGAAACGACTGTGGTGTACGCCGCCGTGGCGCTAGTGCCGGTCTACAGCCGCGCCATACTCGTGGTGTGGGTGGTGCTTCTGTTCGCAACGTTCGTGCAGCGAACACGGCTGGCGCACCGTATTTTGCGCCCATGA
- a CDS encoding sigma-70 family RNA polymerase sigma factor has protein sequence MTEESGVRLPFDEEAMHWLSDVMRFALSLTRDRSEAEDLVQDTYLTAQKAWHQLQPGTDTKAWLFTIARHRFYRITERAERQVATDAPELESLAAAAYTIQHGSTLADELERQDMRDAVRASMYALPEVYREVAILVDWHDQPYDSVAQILGIPVGTVRSRLFRARRLLQEQLTAYAEDLGITGRSTPQEARRV, from the coding sequence ATGACTGAGGAATCGGGTGTTCGCCTCCCCTTCGACGAAGAAGCCATGCACTGGCTATCTGATGTCATGCGTTTTGCGTTGTCGCTCACGCGCGATCGCAGCGAAGCGGAGGATCTCGTGCAGGACACATATCTGACCGCGCAGAAGGCGTGGCATCAGCTTCAACCGGGGACCGACACCAAGGCGTGGCTGTTCACCATCGCCCGGCATCGGTTCTACCGGATTACGGAACGGGCGGAACGCCAGGTGGCCACGGACGCGCCCGAGCTGGAGTCACTCGCCGCCGCCGCGTACACCATCCAGCACGGAAGCACACTGGCCGACGAGTTGGAACGACAGGACATGCGTGACGCTGTACGCGCGAGCATGTATGCCCTGCCGGAGGTGTATCGCGAGGTCGCCATTCTGGTGGATTGGCACGATCAGCCGTACGACTCGGTCGCGCAGATTCTCGGCATCCCGGTCGGCACGGTACGCTCCCGGCTGTTTCGGGCCCGCCGACTGCTGCAGGAGCAATTGACCGCCTACGCGGAAGATCTCGGCATTACGGGTCGTTCCACACCACAGGAGGCTCGCCGGGTATGA
- a CDS encoding zf-HC2 domain-containing protein, with protein MSPSMSNDPGAGNSMGAMNGMNGMNGMDAMLDCEAVMRQLWDYLDQQLTPDTMQAIHGHLEQCQKCRPQAEFRRAFERAVVGAREDAGDTDALRDRIRAALRNADRSIG; from the coding sequence ATGAGTCCTTCCATGTCCAACGACCCGGGCGCCGGCAACTCCATGGGCGCGATGAACGGCATGAATGGCATGAACGGCATGGACGCCATGCTCGACTGCGAGGCGGTCATGCGGCAGTTGTGGGACTATCTCGATCAGCAACTGACGCCAGACACCATGCAGGCCATCCATGGGCATTTGGAGCAATGTCAGAAGTGTCGTCCTCAGGCGGAGTTCCGGCGGGCGTTCGAGCGCGCCGTCGTCGGTGCGCGCGAGGACGCCGGTGATACCGATGCCCTGCGTGACCGTATTCGCGCTGCCTTGCGCAACGCTGATCGCTCGATCGGGTAG
- a CDS encoding sterol desaturase family protein, protein MADANTVMAARLPIALTVLALLVLWESVHPFLPLFRGERAALMRVQHGAANVALGVLNGLVVRFGFLGAWAAVSTWSETQAFGVRVWIGGPAWVQWVVVLLLLDAWTYTWHRLNHTVPIFWRFHRLHHSDAQMDVTTASRFHLGEIVLSSIFRIPVLALVGASVLQLAVYETILFTVVQFHHANIALPESIDRVLRAVIVTPHLHKVHHSVRVDEQNANFSSVLTWWDRAARTLTVSPHLAQVVFGVEEHS, encoded by the coding sequence GTGGCTGATGCCAACACGGTCATGGCCGCCCGGCTACCCATCGCGCTCACGGTACTCGCGCTTCTGGTGCTCTGGGAGTCCGTACACCCGTTCCTGCCACTGTTTCGCGGGGAGCGGGCCGCGCTGATGCGCGTACAACACGGTGCCGCCAATGTTGCGCTCGGTGTGCTGAATGGCCTGGTGGTGCGCTTCGGCTTCCTCGGCGCATGGGCAGCGGTGTCAACATGGAGTGAGACGCAGGCCTTCGGTGTGCGCGTGTGGATCGGGGGCCCGGCGTGGGTACAGTGGGTGGTCGTGCTGCTGTTGCTCGATGCGTGGACCTACACCTGGCATCGACTCAACCATACGGTTCCCATCTTCTGGCGCTTTCACCGTCTCCACCATTCGGATGCACAGATGGATGTGACAACGGCCAGTCGCTTTCATCTCGGGGAAATCGTGCTCTCCTCGATTTTTCGCATTCCGGTGCTGGCGCTGGTTGGTGCCAGCGTTCTGCAGCTCGCCGTCTACGAGACCATTCTCTTTACGGTGGTGCAGTTCCATCACGCCAACATCGCGCTGCCCGAGTCCATCGACCGTGTACTCCGGGCGGTCATTGTCACGCCGCACTTGCACAAGGTGCATCATTCCGTCCGTGTCGATGAGCAGAACGCCAATTTCAGCTCGGTGCTGACCTGGTGGGATCGTGCGGCACGCACGCTTACCGTCTCGCCGCACCTGGCACAGGTGGTGTTTGGCGTCGAGGAGCATTCCTGA
- a CDS encoding mercuric reductase, which translates to MLPHDSAPGDWPSDIALRPFDAANAQLVRTVAPKGWLPPVPKDRYHLVVVGAGTAGLVSAAIAAGLGARVALVERHLFGGDCLNFGCVPSKAVIRAARAWHDARRAAAEFGGPQVSGDGDFGAVMARLRQLRAAISHVDGVERFRSLGIDVFLGEATFTSPETIQVGAATLRFRRAIIATGARAARPPIPGLSDTPYDTNESIFSVTERPGRLVVVGGGPIGVELAQSFARFGSQVTIVHTHAHLLPREDRDAAAIVAASLAADGVQLVNEARIERITHNGSQFTVHLAGNGEGSRIEADRLLVATGRTPNVEGLGLEAAQVQYTPQGVTVNDQLRTTNRRVYAIGDVSSKLQFTHVADAQARLVVANALFFGMGGGRASTLVVPRVTYTDPEVAHVGMTVDEAAAAGQAVETIRVNLDDNDRARLDGDAHGFLKVHLAAGSDRILGATLVASHAGEMIGEMTVAITHRLGLGAIGKTIHAYPTQAELFRRAADAWRKQSFTPRVGRLFAWWFRLVG; encoded by the coding sequence ATGTTGCCGCACGACAGCGCGCCAGGTGACTGGCCGTCCGATATAGCACTCCGGCCGTTTGATGCGGCCAATGCGCAACTGGTGCGCACCGTAGCGCCCAAGGGCTGGCTACCGCCCGTTCCCAAAGATCGCTACCACCTGGTGGTTGTCGGGGCTGGTACGGCCGGACTGGTAAGTGCCGCCATTGCCGCCGGTCTCGGAGCACGGGTCGCGTTGGTCGAGCGGCATCTGTTTGGTGGCGATTGCCTCAACTTTGGCTGCGTACCGTCCAAGGCGGTCATCCGCGCGGCCCGCGCCTGGCATGACGCACGACGGGCCGCGGCGGAATTTGGCGGACCGCAGGTGAGTGGGGACGGAGATTTTGGGGCGGTCATGGCGCGACTGCGTCAGCTGCGCGCCGCAATCAGTCACGTGGACGGGGTTGAGCGCTTTCGTTCGTTGGGGATCGACGTGTTCCTCGGCGAGGCGACGTTTACCAGCCCCGAAACAATCCAGGTGGGAGCGGCCACGCTTCGATTTCGGCGGGCCATCATCGCCACCGGTGCACGAGCAGCACGTCCACCCATTCCCGGACTGTCGGATACGCCATACGACACCAACGAGTCCATCTTTTCCGTGACTGAGCGGCCAGGTCGCCTGGTTGTTGTGGGCGGTGGGCCTATTGGCGTTGAACTGGCGCAGTCGTTTGCGCGCTTCGGGAGCCAGGTGACCATCGTGCATACGCATGCGCACCTGCTCCCCCGTGAAGACCGTGATGCCGCCGCAATCGTCGCCGCCTCGCTGGCGGCAGACGGCGTGCAGCTGGTGAACGAGGCCAGGATTGAACGCATCACGCACAACGGGTCACAGTTTACGGTGCACCTCGCAGGGAACGGTGAGGGCTCACGCATTGAGGCTGACCGTCTGCTCGTTGCCACCGGGCGCACACCCAATGTTGAGGGACTGGGCCTCGAAGCCGCTCAGGTGCAGTACACCCCGCAGGGCGTAACCGTGAACGATCAGCTGCGCACGACGAACCGGCGCGTGTATGCCATTGGTGACGTGTCCTCGAAGCTGCAGTTCACGCACGTTGCCGATGCGCAAGCACGGCTGGTGGTTGCCAATGCGCTCTTCTTCGGCATGGGTGGCGGGCGGGCCAGCACGCTGGTCGTGCCTCGCGTGACGTATACCGATCCCGAAGTTGCGCATGTGGGCATGACCGTCGATGAGGCCGCTGCTGCTGGTCAGGCTGTTGAAACCATTCGGGTCAACCTGGATGACAACGACCGCGCGCGACTCGACGGCGACGCGCATGGCTTTCTCAAGGTGCACCTGGCCGCCGGGAGCGACCGGATTCTCGGGGCAACGCTGGTCGCGTCACATGCGGGGGAGATGATCGGGGAGATGACGGTGGCCATCACCCATCGCCTGGGTCTTGGCGCCATCGGCAAGACCATCCATGCGTATCCCACGCAGGCGGAGCTGTTCCGTCGTGCAGCGGATGCCTGGCGCAAACAGTCATTCACCCCCCGGGTCGGTCGGCTGTTTGCCTGGTGGTTTCGGCTTGTTGGCTAA
- a CDS encoding spondin domain-containing protein: MSRSATSLLALSAILLAACESTTSVAPVSEPVLAASPNAAATHRYEVTVTNLTTGQPLSPAVAVTHTRDFRLFSAGTAASLGIQAIAEDGNPGVSAAELQGRAGVFQVVTTGAPIGRIGGMPFPSTLRFEIEAAANANYFSFATMLICTNDGFGGVNAIRLPHGATTTMVYAAAYDSGTEVNDEKAGSIVPPCFGIGPVVLAGGGGNRTAEGGVVRMHPGVAGGIGDLTAAHAWTGPVASVSIRRIR; this comes from the coding sequence ATGTCACGTTCCGCCACATCCCTGCTCGCGCTGTCGGCGATCCTCCTGGCCGCCTGTGAATCGACCACATCGGTCGCTCCCGTCAGCGAGCCCGTGCTCGCTGCCAGCCCGAATGCGGCCGCAACGCACCGGTACGAAGTCACGGTGACCAACCTCACCACTGGCCAGCCACTCTCGCCGGCGGTTGCAGTGACGCACACGCGCGACTTCCGACTGTTCTCCGCCGGTACAGCGGCCAGCCTCGGCATTCAGGCGATCGCGGAAGATGGCAACCCCGGCGTGTCCGCCGCAGAGCTGCAGGGACGCGCCGGCGTCTTTCAGGTCGTTACGACTGGGGCGCCCATTGGACGCATTGGTGGCATGCCGTTCCCCAGCACCCTCCGCTTTGAGATCGAGGCGGCGGCAAACGCGAACTACTTCTCCTTTGCCACCATGTTGATCTGCACCAACGACGGATTCGGCGGCGTCAACGCCATCCGTTTGCCGCACGGCGCCACCACAACCATGGTGTACGCGGCGGCCTACGATTCGGGGACCGAGGTGAACGACGAGAAAGCCGGGTCCATTGTCCCACCCTGCTTCGGTATCGGTCCGGTGGTGCTCGCGGGTGGTGGTGGGAACCGCACCGCAGAAGGTGGCGTCGTGCGCATGCATCCCGGCGTCGCGGGCGGCATTGGTGACCTGACGGCCGCGCATGCGTGGACCGGCCCCGTTGCCAGCGTCTCCATTCGTCGCATCCGTTAA
- a CDS encoding response regulator transcription factor, with protein MASRVLLVEDDRNLRGFLRKALREEGYVVDVAATGDEGFPMAEASAYDCIVLDRMLPGLDGLSFVRELRRKGLYSPVLMLTARGEPGERVRGLESGADDYLPKPFDLAELLARIQALIRRARMVPAEQLLTVGPICVDRVKRRVTVHGRVLDLTPREYELLVFMAEHRGRTLSRSRIAESVWHYQFDSETNVVDVYINYLRKKLGVLADGTEIVTVRGVGYRLEEA; from the coding sequence ATGGCCAGCCGGGTACTCCTCGTCGAAGACGATCGCAACTTGCGCGGATTCCTGCGGAAGGCGCTGCGAGAGGAAGGGTACGTTGTGGACGTTGCCGCAACGGGAGACGAGGGGTTCCCCATGGCCGAGGCGTCGGCCTATGATTGCATCGTGCTCGACCGCATGTTGCCCGGACTCGATGGGCTCTCCTTTGTGCGGGAGTTGCGCCGCAAGGGCCTGTATTCGCCCGTCCTCATGCTGACGGCACGGGGCGAACCGGGTGAACGCGTTCGCGGGCTCGAGTCTGGTGCCGATGATTATCTGCCCAAGCCCTTTGATCTCGCCGAACTGCTGGCGCGTATTCAAGCGCTCATTCGTCGGGCGCGCATGGTGCCCGCCGAACAGCTCCTGACCGTCGGTCCCATCTGCGTCGATCGGGTCAAGCGCCGCGTCACCGTGCACGGACGGGTTCTCGACCTCACGCCACGTGAATACGAACTGCTGGTGTTCATGGCCGAACACCGTGGTCGCACACTGTCTCGCTCGCGAATTGCCGAATCGGTATGGCACTATCAGTTCGACAGTGAAACCAATGTGGTGGACGTGTATATCAACTACCTCCGAAAGAAGCTCGGCGTTCTTGCCGACGGCACGGAGATTGTCACAGTGCGTGGAGTCGGGTATCGACTCGAGGAAGCCTGA